A portion of the Haliaeetus albicilla chromosome 5, bHalAlb1.1, whole genome shotgun sequence genome contains these proteins:
- the EIF2S1 gene encoding eukaryotic translation initiation factor 2 subunit 1 produces MPGLSCRFYQHKFPEVEDVVMVNVRSIAEMGAYVSLLEYNNIEGMILLSELSRRRIRSINKLIRIGRNECVVVIRVDKEKGYIDLSKRRVSPEEAIKCEDKFTKSKTVYSILRHVAEVLEYTKDEQLESLFQRTAWVFDDKYKRPGYGAYDAFKHAVSDPAILDSLDLTEEERRVLIDNINRRLTPQAVKIRADIEVACYGYEGIDAVKEALRAGLNCSTENMPIKINLIAPPRYVMTTTTLERTEGLSVLNQAMAVIKEKIEEKRGVFNVQMEPKVVTDTDETELARQLERLERENAEVDGDDDAEEMEAKTED; encoded by the exons ATGCCAGGACTAAGCTGTAGATTCTACCAGCATAAATTTCCAGAGGTGGAAGATGTAGTGATGGTCAATGTTCGGTCCATTGCTGAAATGGGAGCCTATGTCAGCCTGCTGGAGTACAACAACATTGAAGGCATGATCCTTCTCAGTGAGCTATCCAGAAGACGTATTCGTTCCATAAACAAACTCATCCGCATTGGGAGGAATGAATGCGTGGTGGTCATAAGAGTTGACAAAGAAAAAG GTTATATTGACTTGTCAAAAAGAAGAGTTTCTCCAGAGGAGGCAATCAAATGTGAAGACAAATTCACAAAATCGAAGACT GTTTACAGCATCCTTCGCCATGTTGCTGAAGTCTTGGAGTACACCAAGGATGAGCAGCTTGAGAGTCTGTTCCAGAGAACTGCCTGGGTATTTGATGACAAGTACAAAAGACCAGGATATGGTGCTTATGATGCATTCAAGCATGCAGTCTC AGACCCCGCAATCCTGGATAGCCTAGATCTGACAGAGGAAGAGAGGCGTGTATTGATTGACAATATTAACAGACGTCTGACACCACAAGCAGTTAAAATCCGAGCTG ATATTGAGGTGGCCTGTTATGGTTATGAAGGCATAGATGCAGTAAAAGAAGCTTTGAGAGCAGGCTTGAACTGTTCCACAGAGAACATGCCCATTAAA ATTAATCTGATAGCTCCTCCTCGTTACGTGATGACTACTACAACGCTGGAGAGAACTGAAGGGCTATCTGTTCTGAATCAAGCCATGGctgtaattaaagaaaaaattgaggagaagagaggagtcTTTAATGTGCAGATGGAG CCTAAAGTGGTTACTGACACAGATGAGACTGAGCTTGCAAGGCAGTTGGAAAGACTGGAGAGGGAAAATGCTGAAGTGGATGGGGATGATGATGCTGAGGAAATGGAAGCCAAAACTGAAGACTAA